One uncultured Jannaschia sp. DNA segment encodes these proteins:
- a CDS encoding LysR family transcriptional regulator — MNGTPRDLNDIVAFVEIVRAGGISPAASRTGMPRSTLSRGLKRLEGSLGVTLARRSPKAFSLTDDGRRYFEEVQGAVEQLRASHDKVTSGSRDRTIRVSVPILISHFFLPPALELFRQSFPSTAVRVRVEEDRIDMEAQGIDLVVRAGDPRGDAKVGRELFQSRRRIYAAPDYLERRGTPVAINDISGHDTISCVPLLRIDEAITWTLDGPSGPVSSTIRPVLAINDPEAGCDLTCRGAGLCLLPEFVAWPAVRSGRLTRVLTDWQESAIPVRALLADGRNATEPVRGLMTALAERAPAILGN; from the coding sequence ATGAATGGAACGCCACGGGATCTGAACGACATCGTCGCCTTCGTCGAAATCGTCCGTGCGGGCGGTATCTCCCCGGCTGCCTCCCGAACCGGCATGCCGCGGTCGACGTTGAGCCGCGGGCTGAAGCGGCTGGAAGGATCGCTCGGGGTGACGCTTGCCCGACGCAGCCCCAAGGCCTTCTCCCTCACCGATGACGGTCGGCGCTATTTCGAGGAAGTGCAGGGGGCCGTGGAGCAGTTGCGCGCATCGCACGACAAGGTGACGTCGGGCTCGCGGGACCGCACGATCCGGGTCTCCGTTCCAATCCTGATATCCCATTTTTTCTTGCCGCCCGCACTGGAGCTGTTCCGCCAATCCTTCCCGTCCACAGCCGTGCGCGTGCGGGTCGAGGAAGACCGCATCGACATGGAGGCGCAGGGCATCGATCTCGTGGTGCGCGCCGGCGACCCCCGCGGCGATGCCAAGGTCGGGCGGGAACTGTTTCAGTCCCGCCGCCGCATATACGCTGCGCCGGACTATCTGGAGCGTCGCGGAACGCCGGTGGCGATAAACGACATCTCAGGACACGACACCATCAGTTGCGTGCCGCTGCTACGGATCGACGAAGCGATCACCTGGACGTTGGACGGGCCGTCAGGGCCAGTCTCGTCGACGATACGGCCCGTCCTCGCCATCAACGATCCTGAGGCCGGCTGCGACCTCACCTGCCGGGGTGCCGGTCTTTGCCTTCTGCCGGAGTTCGTCGCCTGGCCCGCCGTGCGGTCGGGCCGGCTGACGCGCGTTCTGACCGACTGGCAAGAGTCCGCCATACCCGTCCGCGCCCTTCTTGCCGACGGTCGGAACGCGACCGAGCCCGTCCGCGGCCTCATGACCGCACTCGCGGAGCGCGCCCCAGCCATACTTGGCAACTGA
- the glyS gene encoding glycine--tRNA ligase subunit beta: MSDLLIELFSEEIPARMQRRAAADLQRLVTDGLVEAGLTYAGAVAHTTPRRLALSVHGLTDESPTTTEERRGPKVGAPDKAIEGFLRGAGVARKDLEVRADKKGEVYIARITTPSRPAAAIVAEVLERTIPDFPWPKSMRWGDGTLRWVRPLRRILCILTREDGAEVVPLEVDGIASGNVTEGHRFMAPAPITVTSFDDYEAKLARAYVVLSSETRADTIWQDATNQAFAAGLEVVEDAGLLAEVAGLVEWPVVLMGRIGDAFLDLPPEVLQTSMREHQKFFSVRDKTGRITHFITVANRQTADDGATILAGNDRVLSARLSDAVFFWENDLRVAKAGGEDWAAPWLAKLADVTFHAKLGSQAERIDRIAALAREIAPSMGADPKLAERAARLAKADLSSEMVYEFPELQGFMGRTYAAAAGEPAEVAAAAEEHYSPLGPSDDVPTAPVSVAVALADKLDTLAGFWAIDEKPTGSKDPYALRRAALGFIRLVLNNGISLSLSGIIATWIGSAIKSFRLRGYHTVLPPEEGTKFSFGPDFDEPVNFEDFGDQIGFVRSDRLDENLMQFADIVFSLPSVWSPDLLAFFHDRLKQHLKSEGIRHDVIDACLTGERTDDLTDLVARARALNAMIATEDGANLLQGYKRAKNILDQAQAQDGVEYSYGGDAKLAETEEERALFAALADARPRIDAAMASEDYTAAMSALASLRAPIDAFFQAVQVNAENQITRRNRLNLLSEIVTMGTKIADLSRIEG, translated from the coding sequence ATGTCCGACCTGCTGATCGAGCTCTTCTCGGAAGAGATCCCCGCCCGCATGCAGCGCCGCGCCGCCGCCGACCTGCAACGGCTGGTGACCGACGGTCTGGTCGAGGCCGGGCTGACCTATGCGGGCGCGGTGGCGCATACGACGCCCCGGCGCCTCGCCCTGTCCGTGCACGGCCTCACTGACGAAAGCCCGACCACCACCGAGGAGCGGCGCGGCCCCAAGGTCGGCGCCCCCGACAAGGCGATCGAGGGATTCCTGCGCGGCGCGGGCGTGGCGCGCAAGGATCTCGAGGTCCGCGCCGACAAGAAGGGCGAGGTCTACATCGCCCGGATCACGACCCCCAGCCGCCCCGCCGCCGCCATCGTGGCCGAGGTGCTGGAGCGCACGATCCCCGACTTCCCCTGGCCCAAGTCGATGCGCTGGGGCGACGGCACGCTCCGCTGGGTCCGCCCGCTGCGGCGCATCCTCTGCATCCTGACACGCGAGGACGGCGCGGAGGTGGTGCCGCTCGAGGTGGACGGCATCGCTTCGGGCAACGTCACCGAGGGCCACCGCTTCATGGCCCCCGCCCCGATCACCGTCACCTCCTTTGACGATTACGAGGCGAAGCTCGCGCGTGCGTATGTCGTCCTCTCCTCCGAAACCCGCGCCGACACGATCTGGCAGGACGCGACCAACCAGGCATTCGCCGCCGGGCTGGAGGTGGTCGAGGATGCGGGCCTTCTGGCCGAGGTCGCAGGCCTCGTCGAATGGCCCGTGGTCCTGATGGGCCGGATCGGGGATGCCTTTCTCGATCTGCCGCCCGAGGTCCTCCAGACGTCCATGCGTGAGCACCAGAAGTTCTTCTCGGTCCGCGACAAGACCGGCCGGATCACCCATTTCATCACCGTCGCCAACCGCCAGACCGCCGATGATGGCGCGACGATCCTCGCGGGCAACGACCGCGTGCTGTCGGCGCGCCTCTCGGACGCGGTGTTCTTCTGGGAGAACGACCTGCGCGTGGCGAAGGCGGGGGGCGAGGACTGGGCCGCGCCGTGGCTCGCGAAGCTGGCCGACGTCACCTTCCACGCAAAGCTCGGATCGCAGGCCGAACGCATCGACCGCATCGCGGCGCTGGCCCGCGAGATCGCGCCCTCCATGGGGGCCGACCCCAAGCTTGCCGAACGCGCGGCGCGGCTGGCCAAGGCCGACCTGTCGTCCGAGATGGTCTACGAGTTCCCGGAGCTCCAGGGCTTCATGGGCCGCACCTATGCCGCCGCTGCGGGCGAACCCGCCGAAGTGGCCGCGGCCGCCGAAGAGCATTACTCGCCGCTGGGTCCCTCCGATGACGTCCCCACCGCGCCGGTCTCGGTCGCCGTGGCGCTGGCGGACAAGCTCGACACGCTGGCGGGATTCTGGGCCATCGACGAGAAGCCGACCGGGTCGAAGGATCCGTATGCGCTGCGGCGGGCGGCGTTGGGGTTTATTCGGTTGGTGCTAAACAACGGGATAAGCCTGTCATTGAGCGGAATCATCGCGACATGGATTGGATCTGCTATCAAATCTTTCCGGTTGAGGGGATACCACACGGTTCTTCCGCCAGAAGAAGGAACGAAGTTCAGTTTTGGCCCGGATTTCGACGAACCGGTAAATTTCGAAGACTTTGGCGATCAAATCGGTTTCGTGAGATCGGATCGGCTGGATGAAAATTTGATGCAGTTCGCGGACATAGTTTTCAGTTTGCCAAGTGTTTGGTCCCCGGACCTCCTCGCCTTCTTCCACGACCGCCTCAAGCAACACCTCAAGTCCGAGGGCATCCGCCACGACGTGATCGACGCCTGCCTGACGGGCGAGCGAACCGATGATCTGACCGATCTCGTGGCCCGAGCCCGTGCGCTCAACGCCATGATCGCCACCGAGGACGGGGCGAACCTGTTGCAGGGCTACAAGCGGGCCAAGAACATCCTCGATCAGGCGCAGGCGCAGGACGGGGTGGAATACAGCTATGGCGGTGATGCCAAGTTGGCTGAGACCGAGGAAGAGCGCGCGCTCTTCGCTGCCCTGGCGGATGCGCGCCCGAGGATCGACGCGGCCATGGCGTCCGAGGACTACACTGCCGCGATGTCCGCGCTGGCGAGCCTCCGCGCGCCCATCGACGCTTTCTTCCAGGCGGTGCAGGTCAATGCAGAGAACCAGATCACGCGGCGCAACCGCCTGAACCTGCTGTCGGAGATCGTAACCATGGGGACCAAGATCGCCGACCTGTCGCGCATCGAGGGCTGA
- a CDS encoding nitroreductase family protein: protein MTAGTTYEATPLEGPGARDEAEMLAAAEAFRDGLATRRTVRDFDPRPVPRAVIEACIAAAGTAPSGANQQPWHFEAIAAGDLKARIREAAEAEERKFYEGGASQEWLDALGPLGTDAEKAHLTDAAWLIVIFAQRWGTRADGTRVKHYYVPESVGIASGFLIAALHTAGLATLTHTPNPMGFLRELLGRPDNEKAVMILVAGHPAEGAAVPAAAKVKKGLGEIAVFRE, encoded by the coding sequence ATGACGGCCGGGACGACTTACGAGGCGACGCCGCTGGAGGGGCCGGGCGCGCGCGACGAGGCCGAGATGCTGGCGGCGGCAGAAGCGTTCCGCGACGGGCTGGCGACGCGCCGGACGGTGCGCGACTTCGACCCCCGGCCCGTACCCCGCGCGGTGATCGAGGCCTGCATCGCCGCCGCGGGCACCGCCCCCTCAGGCGCCAACCAGCAGCCGTGGCATTTCGAGGCGATTGCGGCCGGCGACCTCAAGGCCCGCATCCGCGAGGCCGCCGAGGCCGAGGAGCGCAAGTTCTACGAAGGCGGCGCGTCGCAGGAATGGCTCGACGCGCTGGGGCCGCTGGGGACTGATGCCGAGAAGGCGCATCTGACGGACGCGGCCTGGCTGATCGTGATCTTCGCCCAGCGCTGGGGGACGCGGGCCGACGGCACCCGCGTCAAGCACTACTACGTCCCCGAAAGCGTCGGCATCGCCAGCGGGTTCCTCATCGCCGCGCTCCACACCGCGGGGCTGGCGACGCTGACCCACACGCCCAACCCGATGGGCTTCCTGCGCGAATTGCTGGGACGCCCGGACAACGAGAAGGCCGTGATGATCCTCGTGGCCGGGCATCCCGCCGAAGGGGCTGCGGTGCCGGCGGCGGCGAAGGTGAAGAAGGGGCTGGGGGAGATTGCGGTGTTTCGGGAGTGA
- a CDS encoding alpha/beta hydrolase, which translates to MIRYAVFAIGTIMAGPVLAQAVMEPPEGFERVDLAGNDEVLTCMVGGEGPPMLLLHGWPQTAAEWKPVLPALSGQYTVHACDLPGIRDSTNSDDDFTKAGMAEDIHAAIASAGIGPVHLVGHDIGLMVAYAYASAFPEDVATLTVMDAPLPGTQVYNFIASDPRAWHFAFHMVEEVPEAVVGNSVDFYVHHFMTELWADPAGPPDEVVAASVEAYEDPETLRTGFEWYRAFPQDAEDNAVKMRTPLPMPVLALNAGALSPEPYVLQMMEAIASDVTGGAVDGAGHWLTEEAPDALSSRILDFLEENQ; encoded by the coding sequence ATGATCCGCTACGCAGTATTCGCCATCGGCACGATCATGGCCGGACCAGTTCTCGCACAGGCCGTCATGGAGCCGCCCGAAGGCTTCGAGCGCGTCGATCTGGCGGGCAATGACGAGGTGCTGACCTGCATGGTCGGCGGGGAGGGGCCACCGATGCTCCTGCTGCACGGCTGGCCTCAGACAGCGGCGGAATGGAAGCCCGTCCTGCCCGCTCTTTCGGGCCAATACACCGTCCATGCCTGCGATCTGCCCGGTATCCGCGACAGCACGAACTCCGACGACGATTTCACCAAGGCGGGTATGGCCGAGGACATCCACGCCGCCATCGCGAGCGCGGGCATCGGGCCGGTTCATCTGGTCGGGCACGATATCGGCCTCATGGTCGCCTACGCCTACGCCAGTGCTTTCCCGGAGGACGTCGCGACCCTGACGGTGATGGACGCCCCGCTGCCCGGTACACAGGTCTACAATTTCATTGCCTCCGACCCGCGTGCCTGGCACTTCGCCTTTCACATGGTCGAGGAGGTGCCCGAGGCCGTAGTGGGCAACTCGGTCGACTTCTATGTCCATCACTTCATGACGGAGCTTTGGGCCGACCCGGCAGGACCGCCCGACGAGGTCGTGGCGGCGTCCGTCGAGGCCTACGAAGACCCCGAAACCCTGCGCACGGGCTTCGAGTGGTATCGCGCCTTCCCGCAGGACGCCGAAGACAATGCGGTGAAGATGCGCACACCCCTGCCGATGCCGGTGCTAGCACTCAACGCCGGGGCGTTGTCGCCTGAGCCCTACGTCCTGCAAATGATGGAGGCGATCGCTTCGGACGTCACCGGGGGCGCCGTCGACGGAGCGGGTCACTGGCTGACCGAGGAGGCACCGGACGCCCTATCGTCGCGCATCCTCGACTTCCTGGAGGAGAACCAATGA
- a CDS encoding TIM barrel protein — MDRRTMLAGTAATLAATATGARAQTTGDTEMTDQPRLVMWGAALMVHPLQARLDAVAESGFTHMTVFPADVARWREGGLTDADITRAIRASGVGIATIDPYTGWVPGWSLEGLDEFTRGFIGYSEDEVFRMADVLETGQINMVESAGAAYEETAYADAMAAFAERAKARGLRPTFEFMPTSKIAGLREGWSLIQASGADVGLTFDTWHFWRSDPDHDLLATVPMDRILEVQVADGGAEIVEDLQTDLLYHRRVPGEGDFDLTRTLDVLRGMGPIRSVGPETFSQEMNETATADEAVGRNAAGLAGLMPEIADKLG, encoded by the coding sequence ATGGACCGTCGCACCATGCTCGCGGGCACCGCCGCGACCCTTGCCGCCACTGCCACCGGCGCCCGCGCCCAAACGACCGGAGACACCGAGATGACCGACCAGCCCCGCCTTGTCATGTGGGGCGCTGCCCTCATGGTGCACCCGCTTCAGGCGCGGCTCGACGCCGTGGCCGAGAGCGGCTTCACCCACATGACCGTCTTCCCCGCCGATGTCGCCCGCTGGCGGGAGGGTGGCCTGACGGATGCCGATATCACGCGTGCCATCCGGGCGTCAGGCGTCGGCATCGCGACCATCGATCCCTACACGGGCTGGGTCCCCGGCTGGTCGCTGGAAGGTCTCGACGAGTTCACTCGCGGGTTCATCGGCTACTCCGAGGATGAGGTGTTCCGCATGGCCGATGTGCTGGAGACAGGGCAGATCAACATGGTCGAATCCGCTGGCGCCGCCTATGAGGAAACGGCCTACGCGGACGCGATGGCCGCCTTTGCCGAACGCGCCAAGGCTCGGGGCCTGCGCCCCACCTTCGAGTTCATGCCGACCTCCAAGATCGCGGGCCTGCGCGAAGGCTGGTCACTGATCCAGGCATCGGGTGCAGATGTCGGGCTGACCTTCGACACGTGGCACTTCTGGCGGTCCGACCCCGATCACGATCTGCTGGCAACCGTACCGATGGATCGCATCCTCGAAGTGCAGGTCGCCGATGGCGGGGCCGAGATCGTCGAAGACCTCCAGACCGACCTGCTCTATCACCGCCGCGTGCCCGGCGAGGGCGACTTCGACCTCACCCGCACGCTTGACGTCCTGCGCGGGATGGGGCCGATCCGGTCCGTCGGGCCCGAGACTTTCAGCCAAGAGATGAACGAGACCGCGACAGCTGACGAGGCCGTCGGTCGGAACGCCGCCGGGCTGGCAGGGCTGATGCCGGAGATCGCAGATAAACTCGGGTAG
- a CDS encoding isochorismatase family protein — protein sequence MRLYSHAIGAALVLGCCISLPQAVAAQAQATQLPAERNAAEALQRLEADDAVLVLVDYTSGLFPIVDTIEVDEMLNNAVALAKVAETFDIPVMVVGSEGGYYGDLHPAIAAHAGEGQPFGRETPSAWDSGPLRAAIEATGRGTVLIGGISTDNCTLHTSLGMLRDGYDVRVITDISGADSAQAELAALFRLRDAGAITTNWISMTSELLDVWDSPEGEAVTQIYGRHINGPNAGVNGASTDDAGTGRSQEEDTE from the coding sequence ATGAGACTATACTCACACGCTATCGGGGCCGCGCTTGTCCTGGGGTGCTGCATCTCTCTCCCGCAGGCCGTCGCGGCGCAGGCGCAGGCCACGCAGTTGCCGGCCGAACGAAACGCCGCGGAAGCCTTGCAACGGCTCGAAGCCGACGATGCCGTCTTGGTTCTGGTGGACTACACGTCCGGCCTGTTTCCCATCGTCGACACGATCGAAGTGGACGAAATGCTCAATAATGCGGTCGCGCTGGCCAAGGTGGCCGAGACGTTTGACATTCCGGTGATGGTTGTGGGCAGCGAGGGCGGCTACTACGGCGATCTGCATCCCGCCATCGCGGCCCATGCGGGCGAGGGCCAGCCGTTCGGACGCGAGACGCCGTCGGCATGGGACAGTGGTCCCCTGCGCGCGGCAATCGAGGCGACCGGACGCGGCACGGTCCTGATCGGCGGCATCAGCACCGACAATTGCACGCTGCACACGTCGCTCGGCATGTTGCGGGACGGCTACGACGTGCGCGTCATCACCGACATCTCCGGCGCGGACTCGGCGCAGGCCGAACTGGCCGCGCTGTTCCGGCTGCGCGACGCCGGCGCCATCACGACGAACTGGATCTCCATGACCTCGGAACTGCTCGACGTCTGGGACAGCCCCGAAGGCGAGGCGGTCACGCAGATCTACGGGCGCCACATCAACGGGCCGAACGCCGGCGTGAACGGTGCGTCCACGGACGATGCCGGAACGGGCAGATCCCAAGAGGAGGATACAGAATGA
- a CDS encoding DUF6446 family protein has product MGKFAVIAILLAALGAGAGLWFAQTRGYYAPVEGPVTLTLLAEDGLTTLPASGVAAIASGSSPLGFRACFTTDLDLAALEGEIAATPHPDAAPTIAPPWFDCFEAETIGALLTSGEARAFIAYQDVAFGVDRIVALADDGRGWAWHELNDCGRKAYDGTAVGRACPARETFVPLTEGSL; this is encoded by the coding sequence TTGGGCAAGTTCGCCGTCATCGCCATCCTTCTGGCCGCTTTGGGTGCCGGCGCGGGACTCTGGTTCGCCCAGACCCGCGGCTATTACGCGCCGGTCGAGGGGCCGGTGACGCTGACGCTACTCGCCGAAGACGGGCTGACGACCCTCCCCGCAAGCGGGGTCGCAGCCATCGCCTCGGGCTCGTCGCCGCTGGGCTTCCGCGCCTGTTTCACGACCGATCTGGACCTCGCCGCGCTGGAGGGCGAGATCGCCGCGACCCCGCATCCCGACGCCGCCCCGACCATCGCGCCGCCCTGGTTCGACTGCTTCGAGGCGGAGACGATCGGCGCCCTCCTGACCTCGGGCGAGGCCCGCGCCTTCATCGCATATCAGGACGTCGCCTTCGGCGTGGACCGGATCGTGGCGCTCGCCGATGACGGGCGTGGCTGGGCCTGGCACGAACTCAACGATTGCGGGCGGAAGGCCTATGACGGCACCGCCGTCGGCCGCGCCTGCCCCGCGCGCGAGACCTTCGTGCCGCTCACCGAAGGAAGTCTCTGA
- a CDS encoding DMT family transporter, with protein sequence MTYDLALLILLAAALHAAWNAMIKVSGDRVAVMAVVTLAGSVLSLFALPFVDSPDPASWAILALSILIHTGYHFFLPIAYDHGDLGQVYPIARGSAPILVSLGAYVFAGEHISQVALLGILCLSIGVMALTFDGGKASNINSKALVFALMTGVCIASYTVADGLGARQAGSVLGFAVWLTIGNGLLTFLIAFMCKRKEVIEVAKNNVVTGIAGGAMQVGAYWIIVYALAVAPMGMVSGLRETSVLFAALISTFLLKERFGVWRFVSACLVTFGLVLSRSRS encoded by the coding sequence ATGACCTATGATTTGGCACTTTTGATTTTGCTGGCCGCTGCTCTGCATGCTGCCTGGAATGCGATGATAAAGGTAAGTGGCGACCGTGTAGCGGTGATGGCAGTCGTCACTTTGGCTGGAAGTGTTCTCTCACTTTTTGCCCTGCCGTTCGTGGACAGCCCTGATCCTGCCAGTTGGGCGATTCTTGCGCTGTCGATCTTGATCCACACTGGGTATCACTTCTTTCTGCCTATAGCCTATGACCACGGTGATCTCGGGCAAGTCTATCCGATTGCCCGAGGCTCGGCGCCTATCCTTGTTTCTTTGGGAGCGTATGTCTTTGCTGGAGAGCATATCAGCCAAGTAGCACTATTGGGCATTCTGTGCCTTTCCATCGGCGTGATGGCACTGACCTTCGACGGCGGAAAAGCAAGCAACATCAACTCCAAAGCGCTAGTATTTGCTTTAATGACCGGCGTTTGTATCGCGTCCTATACGGTTGCTGATGGATTGGGCGCACGTCAGGCCGGTTCAGTTCTGGGATTTGCCGTCTGGCTGACGATAGGTAATGGATTACTGACATTTCTGATCGCATTCATGTGTAAGCGAAAAGAGGTCATTGAGGTTGCGAAGAATAATGTCGTTACCGGTATAGCTGGGGGTGCGATGCAAGTCGGTGCGTACTGGATAATCGTGTACGCATTAGCTGTCGCACCGATGGGAATGGTGTCCGGCCTGCGTGAAACCAGTGTTCTATTTGCCGCCCTGATTTCAACTTTCCTGTTAAAAGAACGCTTTGGCGTTTGGCGTTTCGTTTCTGCCTGTCTTGTTACCTTCGGACTGGTTTTGAGCAGAAGTCGGAGCTAG